One window of Papaver somniferum cultivar HN1 chromosome 9, ASM357369v1, whole genome shotgun sequence genomic DNA carries:
- the LOC113311949 gene encoding tankyrase-like, whose translation MAVPARPNGLEDDEEEGIFGEEELEMDISTETTPPHLRALAEAAQLGNVDALRHALDNLTGNIDEPVEDGDTALHLTCLYGYLPCVQLLLERGASMEAKDEDGAIPIHDACAGGFAEIVQLLINSAGNPDLVNKMLNTVDVEGDTPLHHAARGEHVEVVRLLLAAGASPTKANIYGKSPVDLTEPETEVKRILETSANGLVC comes from the exons atgGCAGTTCCGGCTAGACCTAATGgacttgaagatgatgaagaagaaggtataTTCGGGGAAGAAGAACTCGAGATGGATATCAGTACTGAAACAACTCCTCCACATCTTCGTGCTCTAGCCGAGGCTGCTCAGCTCGGCAACGTCGACGCCCTTCGCCATGCTCTAG ATAATTTGACTGGAAATATCGATGAACCCGTGGAAGACGGGGATACCGCCCTCCACCTGACCTGTCTGTATGGGTATCTGCCTTGTGTCCAG CTACTTTTGGAGAGGGGAGCTAGCATGGAGGCTAAGGATGAGGATGGTGCAATTCCTATTCATGATGCTTGTGCAGGAG gttttgctgaaattgtgCAGCTTCTAATCAACTCTGCTGGCAACCCTGATCTTGTTAACAAGATGTTGAACACAGTCGATGTGGAAGGTGATACA CCTCTCCATCATGCGGCTAGAGGTGAACACGTGGAAGTTGTGCGTCTATTACTTGCAGCTGGAGCTTCTCCAACTAAAGCAAACATCTATGGgaag tccccagttgatCTCACTGAACCAGAAACGGAGGTGAAGAGAATTCTGGAAACCTCAGCGAATGGTTTGGTTTGTTAG